The proteins below come from a single Gavia stellata isolate bGavSte3 chromosome 8, bGavSte3.hap2, whole genome shotgun sequence genomic window:
- the TMEM177 gene encoding transmembrane protein 177, which translates to MAVQFLRKASVWLKKRKITLLAVSCMGLFGTNLSYHLFPEQTFKRLHECWSEGQPAELSQKLCGVFQDVLQDTDVKSTDSYRAFAASGFHPVSAGIPWLPAGSLVGIPPNFDSTAEDKKGIVNHVVVINGKEVDWESNEGVALKEALTFSLEAQKFAIAREVAYLQNSSPLASAVVAPTCLAGTFLCGRGIKVLLGLSPGPMILRSICNLITAAGGLMCYYVSYDAMTYHLDCKADRKAATVSKDYARGGVEFYDKILSRNRILRGLMGKQGMKMYAPSGNLFPRHWFRIKYTPYTYRRDLIINILRELQA; encoded by the coding sequence ATGGCAGTGCAGTTCCTGCGGAAGGCATCTGTGTGGTTAAAGAAGCGCAAGATCACTTTGTTGGCCGTTTCTTGCATGGGACTGTTTGGCACTAACCTTTCCTATCATCTGTTTCCTGAGCAGACATTCAAACGGTTGCATGAGTGCTGGTCAGAGGGGCAGCCAGCTGAGCTTTCACAGAAGCTCTGTGGTGTCTTTCAGGATGTCCTTCAAGATACTGATGTGAAATCCACTGACTCCTATCGAGCCTTTGCAGCTTCTGGCTTTCACCCTGTGAGCGCTGGAATCCcctggctgcctgcaggctcTCTGGTGGGCATCCCGCCTAATTTTGATAGCACAGCTGAGGATAAAAAAGGAATAGTCAACCATGTTGTTGTGATCAATGGCAAGGAAGTAGACTGGGAGAGCAATGAAGGTGTTGCTTTGAAAGAAGCTCTGACATTTTCACTTGAAGCTCAGAAGTTTGCCATTGCCAGAGAAGTTGCGTATTTGCAGAACAGCAGCCCTTTAGCAAGTGCAGTTGTGGCTCCAACTTGCTTAGCTGGTACATTTCTCTGTGGGAGAGGTATAAAGGTACTTCTGGGGTTATCTCCTGGCCCGATGATACTTCGCAGCATCTGTAACCTCATAACTGCTGCTGGTGGACTAATGTGCTATTATGTTTCTTACGATGCTATGACCTATCATCTAGACTGCAAGGCTGACAGAAAGGCAGCTACTGTTTCCAAAGACTACGCCAGAGGTGGGGTTGAATTTTATGATAAAATCTTGTCCCGCAACAGGATTCTTCGTGGTCTGATGGGCAAACAAGGGATGAAAATGTATGCCCCGAGTGGTAACCTTTTCCCAAGGCACTGGTTCAGAATAAAGTATACCCCATACACTTACCGAAGAGATTtgattattaatattttaagagaGCTCCAGGCATAG